AGAtcataaaaattgaagaaagggATAGGGAGAAACTTACCAAAAAGCTGCCTCTTGAGATTCTCTTGCATAGTATCATTGTTACAGACAAAGATATATCCACCAATTGTTTCATTTCTGGGCAAAGACTCAGATGGGGGAAGGGTCTTGAACCTCTTGTCCAAAGCATTCTTATTAGCTTCCTTGTTATCATTGTTGTTTTCACCGCTGTTGTTCTTGTTACTGTTCTTCTTCCCAGTCTttcctcctttttcttcttcaaccttcCCACTGTTCTTGTAGTTCTTCAGATTTACAAAACTGTTACTGTTAAAATTCCCAATTTTCGAGTAAACCCCTTTGTTAAAGCCTCCATTAATACCCTTTTGAGCACCTCCAATCACAGGATCCACCCCCATATTAGCAGAATTAAGCTTCCAACCATCATTGAAGGCATTAAAATCAGACCCCTTTGACTTGAAACTATTCCACCcattatcaaacacattgagTGCATTCTTTTCATACCCAGTTGAACTCAAATTCATACTATTGCTGGTATTACTCCAGTTATTAAGATCAGAAGCAACACTCGGCTTAAAACTATTCCATCCATCATTGAACCGATTAACATCAGAATCAGAGACTTTAGGCTTAAAATTATTCAAAGAATTTACCTCTCCACCATTCCTTACATCGAAATTCCTCCTCTCCTCAGGCCTCTTCGAGACATACGAATTGCTCCAGATAGAATCGTTAAGCGATAGGTTGGCGAGATTCCCAGTTTGCACCCGAAGCTGATCGCTGAATTGCCTGAACGATTGGGGGTTATTCTCCATGTCTAAACAAAGCAAACTCAGAAAACACCCGAAAActcagaagaagaagaagaaaacccagatggaaaaaatgaagaaaagagaagtgGAAACAAGTGTaatgagaaaatgaagaagtgggaaagagagaaatagagTTAAATAAGATGGGGTAttaaggaaaggaaaggaaaggaaataacgaagaaaggaagaggagaTTGCGTGTGGAAGATGAAAAAAGCTAAAtacaaaggaagaaaaaaagaaatgattaaagaaagaagaagggtTAGAGTGGTTGAGGAAACGAGAAAGTGAGTAATCCAATTACAAAGACGCGTaaatgaaatggaaagaagTGGGGGAGTGAAAAGGatggaagagagagagagagagtcaTGTGGGGAAGGCTTTTTCAATATTCAGAGTAGGAGGAGAGAAGGAGATTCTAGAAAGAGGAAAATCGGCCATTGATTTGCTTAGTAGCGAAGGTTTGACAAATGGAGAAGATTGATGACTATGACCGTATCCATGTGATTACCATTTTTTATGTGTGTCATCTTTTATAACTTTTACGTGTCTCTCCCTCATTAATTGGGCTAAACCCGTGACCCGTGACCCGTGACCCTCCCACCTCCCTCCTCCCTCTTTTTATTccatcaacattttaaattacattttactCCTTACACTTAACATCCCTAAGCAACACTTTATCACGTCCCTCTTTAGCTAAATATtcctgttttctttttgtttgaatattttttctagTGAAGCTGGTTTGTGTATGGAAGTTTATTTGAGTTAGTGGGTGATTGTGTGAAGTTACAAACCAGTACCCCACTAATTTCTCAACCTTCTTGTAACTCAAATGGGTCTTTAATGCATGTTGTCCATTTAATGAAGTTTTTGTGCTTTCCTCCGTATTTTCTCTAACTTCTTCGAAATTAAACTTCCCTAAACTTATTTCACCCTAATGGAAAGATGATGTGGCTGTTAAGTAGTGATTTGAAACGAGTAAGCAAGGGAATATGGACTTTacattatttgtgtttttcaA
This is a stretch of genomic DNA from Cucumis sativus cultivar 9930 chromosome 4, Cucumber_9930_V3, whole genome shotgun sequence. It encodes these proteins:
- the LOC101208173 gene encoding uncharacterized protein DDB_G0283357, with product MENNPQSFRQFSDQLRVQTGNLANLSLNDSIWSNSYVSKRPEERRNFDVRNGGEVNSLNNFKPKVSDSDVNRFNDGWNSFKPSVASDLNNWSNTSNSMNLSSTGYEKNALNVFDNGWNSFKSKGSDFNAFNDGWKLNSANMGVDPVIGGAQKGINGGFNKGVYSKIGNFNSNSFVNLKNYKNSGKVEEEKGGKTGKKNSNKNNSGENNNDNKEANKNALDKRFKTLPPSESLPRNETIGGYIFVCNNDTMQENLKRQLFGLPPRYRDSVRAITPGLPIFLYNYSTHQLHGIFEAASFGGTNIDPTAWEDKKTPGESRFPAQVRIVTRKICDPLEEDSFRPILHHYDGPKFRLELNIPEALSLLDIFGEQSS